In Flavobacterium sp. CS20, a single window of DNA contains:
- a CDS encoding DEAD/DEAH box helicase, which translates to MPTIIDNIELDETNVEFNYASDFVKHTDRLVYLTGKAGTGKTTFLKYLRETTTKNTVILAPTGVAAINAGGQTIHSFFQIRPSVYVPNDKRLRTRADIGDEDKSTIYEHFKYFKERLEIIRGLELLIIDEISMVRCDLIDVVDRLLRVFRRRENEPFGGVQVVLIGDTFQLPPIADFEQWNLLQPYYKSPFFFSSKVIEQNKPVYIELKKIYRQNEQEFIDLLNRVRINQVTANEFKLLNSKYNPTFTPNGQANYITLATHNKLVDSTNLTKLAELTTELKLFEATVSGLFPDNIMPTDRILQLKEGAQIMFIKNDKAKRYYNGKIAKISKIEENKIIVEFSEGNEITVEKQEWNNIKYTWNEKEKKIEEEVIGTFTQFPIKLAWAITVHKSQGLTFEKVIADLGAAFASGQVYVALSRCTSFSGLVLKTQIGQNAIKTDPQVLQFAQNETPSTLIVQELNSGKADFYYRKVRDEIHSLNFEEAYNNFIKALKFRNDIETDQFKKYFIVTAKRLGSFRQKFPELIAEKETLKQEKKELELTVSELENEKATQQTKINEQNKSIKLLLDKTKELEKFNEKLKSEITTLNKNKLDAEKSIQQHQKTIQEHKKTISELEATKRNNEQEIERLRNLKWHQKLFGQK; encoded by the coding sequence ATGCCTACAATAATTGACAACATAGAATTAGACGAAACGAATGTTGAGTTCAATTATGCTTCCGACTTTGTAAAGCATACCGACAGACTTGTCTACTTAACAGGAAAAGCAGGAACGGGTAAGACCACGTTCCTAAAATATCTGCGAGAAACAACAACAAAGAATACTGTAATTCTTGCACCGACAGGGGTAGCTGCTATAAATGCAGGTGGGCAAACTATACACTCATTTTTTCAGATTAGACCAAGCGTCTATGTTCCAAACGATAAAAGATTAAGAACAAGAGCAGACATTGGAGATGAAGATAAAAGCACCATTTACGAGCATTTCAAATACTTCAAAGAAAGACTAGAAATAATAAGGGGTTTAGAACTCCTAATCATTGATGAAATCTCAATGGTCAGATGCGATTTAATTGATGTTGTTGATAGACTATTACGGGTTTTTAGAAGAAGAGAAAATGAACCTTTTGGTGGTGTTCAAGTAGTTCTAATTGGTGACACATTTCAGTTACCTCCAATTGCCGACTTTGAGCAATGGAATTTACTTCAACCATATTATAAAAGTCCATTTTTCTTTAGCTCAAAAGTTATCGAACAGAATAAACCTGTTTACATTGAACTAAAAAAGATTTACAGACAAAACGAACAAGAATTTATTGACCTTCTAAATCGGGTTCGAATAAATCAAGTAACCGCCAACGAATTTAAATTACTTAATTCAAAGTATAACCCTACATTCACACCTAATGGTCAAGCAAATTATATCACACTTGCAACTCATAACAAACTAGTCGATAGTACGAACCTCACAAAACTAGCTGAACTAACAACAGAACTAAAACTATTTGAAGCCACTGTCAGCGGACTTTTTCCAGACAATATAATGCCAACAGACAGAATTTTGCAGCTTAAAGAAGGTGCTCAAATTATGTTTATAAAGAATGATAAGGCAAAGAGATACTACAATGGAAAAATTGCCAAAATCAGCAAAATAGAAGAAAATAAAATCATCGTTGAATTTTCAGAAGGGAATGAAATAACAGTAGAAAAACAAGAGTGGAATAATATAAAATATACTTGGAACGAAAAGGAAAAGAAGATTGAAGAAGAAGTAATAGGGACATTTACACAATTCCCTATAAAACTTGCTTGGGCAATTACAGTTCATAAAAGCCAAGGACTTACTTTTGAAAAGGTTATTGCTGACTTAGGAGCCGCATTTGCTTCAGGACAGGTTTATGTTGCATTAAGCAGATGTACTTCATTTAGTGGATTAGTCTTGAAAACTCAAATCGGACAAAATGCGATTAAGACAGACCCCCAAGTTTTACAATTCGCACAAAATGAAACACCAAGTACATTAATTGTTCAAGAATTGAATTCGGGTAAAGCAGACTTTTATTACAGGAAAGTTCGAGATGAAATTCATTCTCTGAATTTTGAAGAAGCGTACAATAATTTCATAAAAGCACTCAAATTTAGAAATGATATTGAAACAGACCAGTTTAAAAAATATTTTATAGTTACAGCTAAACGACTTGGTTCATTTAGACAAAAATTTCCTGAGCTAATTGCTGAAAAAGAGACATTAAAACAGGAAAAGAAAGAATTGGAGCTTACAGTTTCAGAACTTGAGAATGAGAAAGCAACTCAACAAACGAAAATCAATGAACAAAACAAATCAATAAAACTCTTACTTGACAAAACTAAAGAGCTTGAAAAGTTCAATGAAAAATTAAAGTCTGAAATAACAACTTTGAACAAGAATAAATTAGATGCTGAAAAATCAATCCAACAGCATCAAAAAACTATTCAAGAACATAAAAAGACAATATCAGAACTCGAAGCAACGAAAAGAAACAATGAACAAGAAATAGAACGATTAAGAAACTTAAAATGGCACCAAAAACTATTCGGACAGAAATAA
- a CDS encoding SMI1/KNR4 family protein, with translation MTEFWDSNYYDNPPLTDKMIQQAETVLGLKLPDSFLDLLKIQNGGYTKGFAFPMTTKTTWADNHVPLTELFGIVLDKESDSAHNIMQSDYMTQEWGLPEKQVLLTGDGHWWITLDYRKSDKPSVRWIDCECGEDIHIADSFEDFLNGLVSEDEFADNMI, from the coding sequence ATGACTGAATTTTGGGATTCAAATTATTACGATAATCCGCCTTTGACCGATAAAATGATTCAGCAAGCGGAAACTGTATTAGGATTAAAACTGCCTGATTCTTTTCTTGATTTGCTTAAAATTCAAAACGGTGGATACACAAAAGGATTTGCCTTCCCAATGACAACAAAGACTACATGGGCGGATAATCATGTGCCATTGACTGAATTGTTCGGAATTGTTTTGGACAAAGAATCGGATTCTGCACATAATATTATGCAATCTGACTATATGACTCAAGAGTGGGGATTGCCTGAAAAGCAAGTTTTATTGACTGGAGATGGTCATTGGTGGATTACTCTTGATTATCGAAAGAGTGATAAACCTTCAGTTAGGTGGATTGATTGTGAATGTGGAGAGGATATTCATATTGCAGATTCTTTTGAGGACTTCTTAAATGGACTTGTAAGCGAAGATGAATTCGCAGATAATATGATTTAA